One genomic window of Medicago truncatula cultivar Jemalong A17 chromosome 1, MtrunA17r5.0-ANR, whole genome shotgun sequence includes the following:
- the LOC11411593 gene encoding (+)-neomenthol dehydrogenase, which produces MGKAEKKEKAKERREKRLEEINLLRSIPYSDHQRWWSKETIAVVTGGNRGIGFEICRQLAAHGLTVILTSRDASAGAESIKILQEGGLDVVYHRLDIVHESSINHFVEWLQQNYGGLDILVNNAGVNFNLGSDNSVENARKVIETNYYGIKKLTEALIPMMKPSVVGARIVNVSSRLGRLNGRRNRIMNVALREQLSDVEFLSEELIDRTLSTFLQQVEDGSWTAGGWPQIYTDYSVSKLAVNAYTRLMARKLSERPEGQKIFVNCYCPGWVKTALTGFAGNNTVEEGADTGVWLALLHDQTVMGSFFAERREINF; this is translated from the exons ATGGGTAAGgcggagaagaaggagaaggcAAAAGAACGAAGAGAAAAGAGACTTGAAGAGATTAACCTTCTAAGGTCTATTCCTTATTCCGATCACCAAAG GTGGTGGTCTAAAGAAACTATTGCTGTGGTTACCGGTGGAAACAGAGGAATTGGGTTTGAGATTTGCAGGCAACTTGCTGCTCATGGATTGACTGTTATACTAACATCAAGAGATGCTAGTGCTGGTGCTGAATCAATTAAGATTTTGCAAGAAGGTGGTTTGGATGTGGTTTATCATCGACTTGACATCGTCCATGAGTCATCCATCAACCATTTTGTTGAGTGGTTGCAGCAAAATTATGGTGGTTTAGATATTCTG GTGAACAATGCTGGTGTTAATTTCAATCTCGGGTCTGATAACTCTGTTGAAAATGCTCGCAAGGTTattgaaacaaattattatGGCATCAAAAAGTTGACTGAAGCTCTTATTCCAATGATGAAACCATCTGTTGTTGGTGCTCGAATTGTAAACGTAAGCTCGCGTCTAGGTCGATTAAATGGAAGACGAAAT AGAATCATGAATGTAGCCTTGAGGGAGCAACTGAGTGATGTCGAGTTTCTTTCAGAGGAACTGATTGACAGAACTCTATCTACATTTTTACAACAAGTAGAAGATGGAAGCTGGACAGCAGGTGGGTGGCCTCAAATATATACGGATTACTCGGTGTCCAAACTTGCTGTTAATGCTTATACAAGGCTTATGGCGAGGAAGCTTTCTGAGCGACCAGAAGGCCAGAAGATTTTTGTTAACTGCTATTGCCCGGGTTGGGTGAAGACGGCTTTAACAGGTTTTGCAGGGAACAATACTGTTGAGGAAGGAGCTGATACTGGAGTATGGCTTGCCCTTCTGCATGACCAAACAGTTATGGGAAGTTTTTTTGCTGAGAGACGGGAAATTAACTTTTAG